The genomic window GTTTTCGCAGGCCTAACAAAACTGCTTCATATTTGGCAATATTGTTGGTGGTGAGGAATTATAGTCGCGTTGCATATCTTAGCATCAGGCCTTTTGGCAGGGTCAAAATAGCTGCGATCCCCGCGCCTAAAGCTCCCCATGCTCCATCACAGTGCACTATCCATAGTGGCTCTTCAAACTATAGAGTTGTGTCAAAAGCAGAAGGAGTCTAGTCCGCAATAAAATCTGCTAGCACATGGGATTTGATCGTTGATCTATGTTCAAAATCGACTGCATATTCGTTCAATTGGGCTGCCCATTTTCCAATTCACCCTATCGCTTCACTATTTTGAAATAAGGCTTCCAGTGGTTGAGCTGATAGTACCTTGATGCGATGATCTTGGAAGTAATGTTTTAGTTTTTTGGATGCAATGACGATGGTGTATGCTATCTTTTGAGCTCTGAGTAATTGAGCTTCGCTCCTAACGGTGCTTCCAACACGAAATAGATTGGGAACGACTTCATCTTGTTTTCGCATTCTTTTTCTTCTACCAAACCAGCGCATACTGCTATTGGCGATGCAACCAAATATAGCAACAGTACTGCCCCTGTTGAAGGCTTTGTTAATGTTGTAAGCTTCATCAAGTAACTCTTGAGGTCGTCGAAAGCTTGCTACTGCTCGGCGCCCCATTCGAATAGATCTGAGTTTATAAATACCCTGAAGAACGATAACCCCCTTTCGGCTGATTTGGCGATGAACCTATTCAATGCTACTAGTCTGCCAGTCAACTTCTGTACCTGCTTCTTGTTTGTTGGTGGTTGCATATTGATTATTGCTAAAATCTTGTCTGGGTTTGCCTCAATCCCTCTAGCCGAAACCAGACATCCTTGCAATTTTCCTTTTTGGACGCCAAAAATGCACTTGTCTGGATTTAGCTTTAGGCCACTCTTACGTATATTTGTGAAGGTTTCATGGAGATCTTCGATGTGCATTTCTTTCTTATCTCTTTTAACTACAATGTCATCGACATATGCAACCAAGTTTTTGCCCTTCTGCTCATGGAAAACCATGTCTGTCATACTAGAGAAAATGGGTCCTGCATTCCACGACCCCTCTGGCATGTGGCGATAACAATAAGTACCCCCAAGGGTGATGAAGCTTGTTTTCTCTTCGTCTTCTGGGTTCAACCAGATTAGGTGATATCCTGAGCAGCAATCGAGTAAACTCATGACTTCATAGCCAGCAACAATGTCTACCAACTTCAATTCTAGGTAGAGGATATGGATCCTTcaggcaatgtttgttgaggtcggTGAAGTCGACACACATTCaccattttccatttttatttttgaCCATCACGACATTGGCTAACCATTCTGGGTACTGCACCGGTCTGATGACTCCAGCGTCTAACAGCCTTTGAACTTCTGCTTTCGCTGCTTTTGCCCTTTCGGTTGAAATTTTCCTGAGCTTCTGCTTTCATGGTTTCGTGTTTTTTTGCCCCTACTGTCTCCTTGTAGGTCGCTTGCCGACCATGCAAAAACATCGCTATTCTCATGTAAAAGTTCTATGAGCTCTTGCTTGTCTTGTGTTGCTAGGTCCATGCCAATATGAACGCACTTATCGGTCATGGACTTGGACAATGGTGTCTTTTCAGTATCCTCTCCTACTTCTGCTCTTGATGCCACGATCTTTTCATGATTTTGCTcttcctcttgcttcttcttAGTGACCTCATTGATGAGGCTGTATCCTGGGATGGGTTTGCCTTCTATTCGCCTTGAAGCGAGCTGATCCCTGTGCACCATGATTACCCCAAAAGGAGATGCCATTTTCATGCATAGATAGCTCTGCTTGACTACTACTTTGAATTGGTTGGTGAAACCTCTACCGAAGATAATAGTGTAAGGGTAATCCATGTTGACCACATCGAAGGTGATGGTCTTTGTGCGGACCCTTTCACCTTCCTTGAATGAAACCGGGATGGCCTTCTTGCCCAGAGCATCTATCTTCTTTCCACTGAATCCAAACAATGAGTTGCCTGCTGGCTCCAGCGTTCGCCTGGCTAGGCCCATTGATTCGAAAGCTTTGATGAATAGAATGTATGTCGAACTACCGGTATCTATCAGGATGTTGTGCAAGGTGAATCCAGGTACATTCACCGTTGCGACGAAGGCATCGGAATGGGGGTAATCTCATAGCTAGAAGTCATTTTCGTTGAAAGTGATTgggaccaatgaccaagttggcCGATTCAGAGGCAGTCTTGGTGACACGGTGTGTACCCTTCACTCATAATCTCTTCTGGCTCTTTTGCTTTCATGCTCTTGGTTGGACACGCCTGTTATGGCAAAAATGTGTCCTCGTGATGGGAGTATGCTATTTACGGCTGGGTTTTCATGTGTGTTTTCCTACTTTGCTTGTTGCTGCTCTAGCTATATAGATGAGGACACCACCACTGACTGAAGTGGATATTGAGGCAATTGCTGATAGGGCTGGTGCGCCTGATGCTGCCAAGCAAAAGGGGACTGAGCTTGGCTTTGCAAAAATGTTTGATGTTGCGCCAAGACGTACCCTAGCGAGTAGTGTGGCTGACTACCATAATACTAGCTATGCATGTTATCAACGTGTGGGGCGTTGTGATAAATGTGCTTTGGTGCTTCGCTGCTCCTGGAAGCTTCGTCCTTCTCCTTAAGTTCTTTTGCCATCTTATTATACCTACACTCTCTGGTTATATGCTTGGCATTTTCACCGCATACTGCGTAATATGGTGATCTTtgtcctctgcctcttcctctgtTGTCATGTCCTCCTCTCGCCCCACGTCCACCCCGCCCCCTGCGTGAGCTTCGATCGAAGGGGCAATTTGGGTTGAACAATGGCTCTCTAGGCTAAGGCTATTATGGCGCCGACTAGACTAAATCTTCCTGCAAACTATTGATCACACGATAAGGCCTTATGTTTTGCTAGGTGGGTGTTTGGGGTGGACTTGGTACTTTTGGGGTTTGCCCTAGCTAACTGCGCATAGCTTTTTGCCGTTTAAAATCATCGTCTGATTTGGCATACTGGCCCATTATTTCGAATAGCTCCTTGACTATTGTGGGTGgcttcctagatggcttggtggcgcaCTGCCCTATGGCTAACCGTTTGATTGTTGCTGCGATTACAGTTGCTTCCGGCACATTTGACACTTGGGCCTTGACTTGGATGAACCTTTATAGGTATTCTAATAACTACTCATCATTTCGCTACATGCAGTTCAAAAGATCTCTCATGGTTTTCGCACCGGGCTGGTAGCCTTGGAAAGTTGCCAGTAACTCTACTTTTAATTGCTGCCATGAGTTAATAGACAATGGCATGAGCGATGTGTACCAATCGTGCGTGATATCTTCAACTGCCATTATGAGTGATTTTACCATGATTTGTGCATCCCCGCCAGCCAAAGATACCATAGTTTCATAGCTTGCGATGAATTTTCTTGGATTAGCCTTCCCATCGAAAGCTAGGATGCGCGGTTTGTATTCGATCGACCATGGGTGTAGCTGCAACTCCCTTGCCAACGGAGAGCTAGAGTCATATAACTCAGAGTCTCCCTCCTGTTTGGGTGCTTTGGGTATTACAATGTTTCCGCTTGGCTGGACGATGCCTGCCGCTCCTGCCCTCTGTAGTCTCTGAATTTCCTTGACCAATCTTTCTCTTTCGCATTCGACCTGTCTGACTGCTCGTTGAGTCTGCTCATCCCTATTTCTTGCCACGGCTTGCTGTACCAACAGGTCCTTTCGTGTTGTAATCTAATGATATCTTGCTAGTACTGATCGAGCTTTCTCAGGTCTCTGGCTTGCTCAGTGACTTCACCGTCTTCGTCTTCCTCTAGTACTTCATTTCCGTCTTGATCGATCTGTACTTCCTGAACTATACCTTCGAGCGTCCCCTCTCATCTGAGAGAAGGTACCATGTTGTCACCCACTGCCTGGGGTGCTAGCAGCTCCACCGCTGCTGCCGCTATCACGCCATCTCGTGCGGTTGTTTCTATGGCTGCGACGGCTGTCGCCTTAGATGGTTCCACCCTATCCATTGGTGGCTTCGACACTTTGTTCTTCGGTGGCATGATAAGCTCGAGCAACAACCACGGTGGACGCCAATGTTGTTCTAGGTTGTAAGCTTAGACCCCCAGGTTGTTACCCGAACAAGTGTCGAAACCCTAAAGAACAATCTGGCGAAAAAACACTGAAGGCGGCCTAACTTGATTTCATTGACCAAAATTAGTGTTCTCTGCCTTACAACCCCAGTAGGGGCACTATTTATACATGGCCGTAGCACTTTACATGGACACAGCTATCCTCACAACTACCTTGATACGCAGGAATATTCCATTTCGCTGAGGGCAATCCAGTCTTTTCCCGCTGTCCTCAACCACCCTTGTCGTGGGCCAGTGGCCCTTCCATTGGCTAGCTGTAGCTAGCCCGGCCCACCGTGGTCTTTTCCTCAGCGATGAAAGGGCTAAGACTCCCTACAACACTAGAGAAGATCATTTCACGAAAGCATTCGATCGACCCCGAGCGCCTTGGCCGATGGCCACGTTCTCGTCCGATAGGGCGAAAATCCTATCCCAGCAAGCATGTTCTCACATCGCGCGAGGGTGCCCGTGGCTGCGAGCGCTCCCTTTTGCCCTCATGGGGACGTGAAAGGCATCGACCGTTAACTGCTTCCCCTTTCACCAGCAAAGGTTGCGAAAGCTGAGGGTCGTAGGCCAACAGTTAAGAAGCGGGTGTCTGTCCGGATCGACAGAACGCTTGGCGCGCCCTGCCCATGCCGCTTGCTGCACGTGGTCCGCTCCCCCGCCCCACCCGCATCGCTCGCTCCACGCGTCGTTGCTTGCTTCCACCCGTGCGGATTCGCCTTGCCTGTTGCGGCCGTCTTGCAAGGCCACTTCCACCACGCTAGTTCGCCACCCCACCCACCCATGTTGCACTGAAAACGTATGTTGTAAACATATgtgtcaagtgtttcagatgtttcagatatatgttgcaaaagtatatttgGATATtgcttatgttgcaagtgtctatttaaaatgtttcatctacttcagacgtatattgcaagagTTTTATCGggacgttgcatatgttgcagtggctacacacatatgttgcaagcgtatgttccaaatgtttcatctgctttagacgtatgttgcaggaagtgctttcatgttgcaagtgtttcatgagcaGGCACAGGCGGTCCATGCAGGCGAAGGCAGTCCCCAGTGTGTGCGAaacagatgttgcaaaagtataccTAGATGtcgtatatgttgcaatggctatacatgtatgttgcaagtatctatttaaaatgtttcatctacttcagacgtatgttgcaagtgcttttatctagatgttgcatatgttgcagtggctatacatatATGTAGCAAGCGTATGTTCAAAACGTTTCATCTGCTTCAGACATATGTTATATAAAGTGCTTtgacgttgcaagtgttttatgagcAGGCGCAGGCGGTCCCCATGTGTACATGTGTTTTATTTTCATCAGTGGAGAATCTAGGATTTTAGATCAGGGTATGCCGtcaaaaaaaaattcatataTAAATTGGTAAAATCATTTGACAATTCGGTAACAATTATGAAATTTGCAATATAATTCGGCATATATACACTAAATAACACGATAAGTTTTAAATTTGAAGATTAAGTTGAAAAACATCCACAACATTACAATATGAATAGTTCAGGCATCATAATGATAGCTCCAAATATATGCATAAAAGAGAGTAAGAGACTTACAATACTACTTATTTGAGCCGACGCTTTCTATGGGACATAAATACGTTGATGATATCACCTTCTTCCAGCCAATTATTAAAAGGGGGTGCAATATCTCCATCTCTCTTGATAACTACACAATTATTAAAAACACAATACCAAACAATTAAACAAATTGCAAGTGCACGGATTGAATCCTCATATGTGATGACACAAACACTCACATGATCCTAAATTGTTGATCAATTTCGGTTGTCTCTGATGTTGAGCAAATCTCCGACCTCACTGCATATTATTGATGACTGGATAATATTAGCCATGGATATAAACATGATCTTTCTATAGAAAGATGAATCAGGCAGTCGGACTATATATGCACGTTAATCATGCACGCGCATCAGGCCGATCCTCCATGTCACGTACTCGGCAGTCGGCGCCACGAAGATTCAAGCCTCGAGACGGCGGCCAGCGGGCGAGACTCTAATCTGCGATACTAGTAGATCAATAGGAAGTCCAGGCGTCGGCGGTCAGGAACTGCGTGTTCTAAGGATGACTTTCCAAATTTTCGCCTGGCGTCCTTATGGCCGCGTGGGCAGGACCTAGGCTTCCCGTTCGTATGGCCGCGTGGGCCAGGAAACCAGGAAAATCCATCATCTCTCGGCAAGGAGCAGCTGCTGCGTTCGTTTTATGTGGTGCAGATACggtcttttttgtttttttacaaaTAAATATGTATATACATGAAAAGCTATTGCTGGATCTATAGGGTATGCCAGTGCATACCTGGCATACCCTGTAGCTCCGCCCCTGATTTTCATACGAGGCCCATAGTTCGATGTTGCAATGTTAGTTGGGTAACAAAATAAAATGTAATCCAGGTAGCCAACCTCTAACGAGAGAGGTCGATGACGTCATCCGTCAGCGAGAATGGCATAAGGTTACCGTGGTCTCATCGTTTTTTGATGTTTGCAAATTTTCTTACATCAACACAATGAATAAACATGGTGCAAGCCCTGACTTTAGGggccgtttggccgggctcttgCCTGCTCCGGCTCTCAAACTGTAGGAGCACTATAGCGTGTAGAGGAGCCGAAGCCGGGAAGCCGAAAATACTGGCTCCGGCAGCTCCTTCGGGAAGAGAATGAGAGCCGTTAGGAGCCCAGCCCCTTAGTCTCTTTACCCTGCTCTCGGGCACCACTGTTCACTTGCAAAAGCAGTTGCGTCTAGACTCTCCATGGCAAGTACCAAGTGCGCGTGCAGCAGAGCAAGCAACGTCAGCAGGTGATACggcccagcagcagcaggcggtcTGGGCAGCAGCATCATGATCCTCCGAATGCAGTGGATCCACACGAACAAGACCAAGCTAGGCCACCGGCCCATGGGAGGTTTCCATTTTCTATTACGTGGGCTACCGCTAATCTGCTATCCCAACATTCATGAGGCCTGCAGTTGGATATGTGGTTTGGTTATGTTGGGCCTTCTTGAGCTCATTCCGGAGGTTGGATCGCCGTCCGCCGCAGACAATGACATGGTACCATGGAAGGTGAAGCGGCTGGATGGATGGCCGGGCGGCATGCGCGGGCGGTGTCGCCACCGCCACCATGGgcagagaaggagagggagagggagaaataGCATGCCTTGATCGAGCTGGCATAGCATAGGTAGCGACGATCCGGGCAAGGGCAGAGGAGGGGCTGGGCGGTCCACGGAGGATCCCCAATTCTCcaccctcctccctccctccgtcGCGTCGCATCGATCATCCAGGAGCGACGGCATCGAGGGGAATGTTCCAGAATTCCGTCGAATCCTCAAGGGcgtagcttcttcttcttccctgcgCAAGCGCGCGCGTATACCTCCTCCAAATCCGAAACAACAAGCAACAACAAACAGGGAGGGGGCACGGCACCGCTCTCCAATCCGCCGCCGCATGTGTGTTCATGGATCATGCTTTCCCACTCATCATATTAGCTCCTGACGCGCCGCCCTCGTCGTCCTCCCCTCGCCTTCATTGATTTTGTTATTGCTAAGCTACTCCATTCACATTATTATTATTggtaaagaaagaaagaaagaaagaaagaaagaaagaaagaaagaaagaaagggcGCCTCCTTTATTTGATGGGCATTCCGTTACCATCTCAACTTCAACGCCAACAGGTTGGACGGAGTACcatttctttttttctcttttgtaTGTACATTTCTCTACCCTATACATAAAAATAACAGCTCTGTGTTTGCAAACAAGAATGCATAGACAAAAAGTCCATTGCATGTTGACGCAAATTAAATTGACAATTCTCTTTCTTTTCTAAATGATGAAAAAGATCTTGTCTATTTAGAGACTCCCATATTGTTTTGTTTCCCAGGGTGCCCGGTCCGGATACTATCTTGATCATATAATGTAATGATACTTATATAAGCATGAAAGATTGCTAGAGTGTTCCCGTGTTTTTAAGCACTAGTTGggatcgattttttttttttttctcaggAAAACTATTATCACAGATTCCTCTTGCAGTTTTGTATCTATATAGGCTGTTGCTAATACTATATATAATGATTCTTATCCCAGTTGCTTCCTAATAAACAACCTGCTCATTGCAGTTGATGCTACCATGGTTGGAAATCGGACATGGTTTGGAGGGCTTTTTAACGGCTCAGGCAAAAGGCGACAAGTCAGTGCAGAGAAGATAGTGCTTGATCTAACCCCTCTACAGGTACAGATGCGCTACCGTCGCTATCATGTGTTTAATTAGGCCAAATGCAATGCCGTCTCTTGTTTCTAGGAAACAATAAATAAAATAGACTGACTACAATCAGATGTACCATATATACAAATTCCGTTTCATCTTGCTGCTGAAATGACCTTCTCTTAAATATATTCAGGAACAGAGACTGCAAAATTTGAAGGAAAGGCTAAATATACCTTATGACGAAAATCGGCAAGATCATCAAGTGAGAAACTCTCGACTTAATTAGCTTCACAAATACTTCTGGAGTACTTAGCAATAGTCATAGGGCTCTGTGCATCCCTATGACGTAGATACAGGCTTCAACAAACTTTCTGTAGTAATCTAAAAGAAATCGAATATTCAGCAATGCCATTCTAATGGATAGGAAAGAGACATGAAAAGTTATAGTTTCACCATGATTTCAGTTCATCCTTGCAACACTACAACACAATAATATATTTCAACTTGCTATACCTTATTGACTTTGAGCCAATGTTGACTTGTGAGCTTTATTACACTGTGTGCTTTGGATTTAGGAATCACTTAGGGCTCTTTGGAAAATCTCCTTTCCTGATACAGAGCTCACTAGCATAGTTTCAGCGCAGTGGAAAGATATGGGGTGGCAGGGCATGAATCCAGCGACTGATTTCAGGTTacttcgagtttttttttttttggtctcaCTCTATGCCCTATTTTAGGAAATAAGTTTCACACTGttcattttatttttatttttcctgTAAAAAAAAAAGCTTAAAACGCTCCTTGTCTCTTTCTTCTTAGAGGCCCAAAATCAGCTGCTGGTTTCTTCCAACAAACATGCTTGTGTTTCCCTGACAGACGAAGAGTCTTAACAATGTCATCTTACTTTTATTTCAGGGGCTGTGGATATGTTTCGCTTGAGAACCTTCTGTTTTTTGCAAGAACATATCCGGTAGGTCTTTTTTCTTTAATTTAATAATTaaccagggggggggggggggggggatctgGTTCAAGGATCCTCTATTTAAAAATGAATGAATGAACTCCTCCTTACGAAGTGAGCAAAGTGTCTGTCCACCTTGTCATGCATATAGACTGATGACGGTTGCTGGTGGCTGATCCAACAATTAAGCAGGCTTCTTTCAAGAGGTTGATGCTGAAGCAGCAAGGAATGCGAGCTACATGGGAGTACCCCTTTGCGGTCGCAGGTGTAAACATCTCATACATGCTGATTCAACTGCTGGAGCTCAACTCAGGTATGCATCATAGATAGGGATTGGCTAGTATTTCTTTTACATCGGGGCCGGGCATGGCATCTGATCTTTACATGTGAAACTGTCTGGTTGCCTGGAATTAATAAGAATTTACATGTATAGACTACGTGCAGtgcattgcattgcatcgcatcgcatcgcatcAGATTTGTTTTGGTCAAAGCACTATTAAAAGTAGTAATCAGAGTACGTACATCTAAACCCACCATGTGCATCGCGTTCGTACGAGTCAAACGGCCCCATCATTGTGCAGCCAGATTGCAGTATAGTATTAGGTTTTGTTTCCTTTCTCAAGATGAGGAATCTTTGGATTTGATTACGACTGTTCGGCGATGAACATTATAATAGGCACATGGACACCAGCTGGTGCTAACTGCTAACCGATGCGAACCGTCTCGTCCCGTTGCATATATGCGTTGTGCCACCCATGATTGCCCTGCCTGATCATCCATACCAGTATGCAGAAGAAGCCAGTCCTCACCAGAATCATCATGTGGTTTCAAACAGAAAAGAAAGAAAGGcttgtttatttcattttatctTGTATGTTTGTCCATGTACTATCTCTTTGAAAGCAACAACTGAATGAATGATTGTTGGCTTCATAACTGCTGGTAGCTAGTAGCTGTGCTGGTTTTGCTTATTCATTCAGATAATGATTTGCGATACCTGAAAGAAAGGAAAATGTTGCTGACTGTACTCAATTGTTTGCCTTTTTGTGTTTCAGTGCGTCCGAAATCTTTGCCAGGGATTAACTTCATCAAAGTGTTGACAGGTAGGCAGTAACTGATGACGCTGTTATTTCTTTCAAGTCCGGGACCAGAGTGATTTGTAATTTCTCCATGCACATACCTCCTGATTAAGAGCTTAATGTGTTGGTTGCCACATGGACGGATCTTTTGTATTATTAGAACACGAGGATGCATTCGACGTGCTCTACTGCATAGCTTTCGAGATGATGGATGCCCAGTGGCTAGCAATGCGAGCCTCGTATATGCAGTTCAAAGTAAGCTGATGATCCTTGTCGTCTGGATATATATATTGACTAATTTGATGCTTGTCCTTTTGTTTTAATTAATTGATGAATTATTAGGGTATGTGATGCAAATTAAAACGGATGAAACAATTGCAGGAGGTGCTGGAGGCCACAAAGCAGCAGCTTGAGAGGGAGCTCTCCCTGGAGGATCTCAATGGCATCCATGACCTCCCAGCCTGCAACCTCTTGTACAAATAGTACTGGTAGTTAGACTATTATGATGCAGTCAGAGGAAAATTGCACTAAAACAAACATGATGAACAGATTGCCTCATAATCAGCATCATCAGACTGTAATGAGAAGGGACACACATCTCTGGTTGAAAGAAATACGACGCAGTTAATTTTGCCGAGGATCAAGCCATACACATACCATGTATATATACAGTTGCGCGTGTATATAACACCGGCATTTATATATCAATTATGTAAGAGTAAATATAAAGTAGTTTGCccctttttttttggtttttgtgaAAATTAAATTAACCTGAACTATTGCTGAGGTCATGTGAAGAGGAGGCAGCACTTGCTTTGTGTGCTTTGACTGGACCCGTCTGAGAGCATATGCATATGCTAGCTACCGATCCAATGCAATGATCACAAGCCTCTGCATCATCAGAGAAGGACCGACCCTTTTGTGCCTGGTTGATTGTGTATATAGATAACAAAAAGATAGATACAGGTATATTATGTACATCTGGTGCATGTGCTTGTTTTATTCCTCTTGCTCCAGATCCTGATTATTATATATACTACTGTAGTCATAtatagaagaagaaaaaaacacaAAAGGCATGCATTGTTTGAAGAggggaaaagaaaggaaaaggcaaAAGGCAAAGGAACGGAAAAGGATGAGCGTGTCCTTGTATGCATTATAGAGGACTTTTGCTTTGCCTCAGCAATGTACTAGTGCTGTATAGTTGCTTGTACAGTTATACGTAGAGGAGGAgtatcttttttttcttctgatGTGTTGGTGCTGTAACAGCGACCGGAGGAGCAAAGGGCTGTCATCAATCCATGAAAAAAAGGGTTAGTTTCATTTGGGATGCATCATTGCATTGCACTCCAACGGGATCGGATAAGGCATCTCGTACTCTCTCATCTATCTTGAATCTTGATCCATCCATCTATTCATCGACTGACTGAGAAGGGGAGAGTGAAGAGAACCAAGTCACCACCAACCATGGCCATGCATGTTCACCGTACCTTTCCCTGTTACTACCTCTATGATGAGATGAGATATTTAAGATGAACCAGCTCTTCTGTTACCAAGCAAGCATGACGGAGATGGCTGGTCTGCCCGGACCCCGATCAGCTCAGCTCAGTTTCGGCTGGCTGCTCTGATTGTTAGGAATCGGAATAAGAAACAGAAACAGAAACAGAGGAGCATGACAAGTGATGAATGAATCATGAGCTGATTGGTATCGGGCAGCCTGCTTTCCCTTGCGACTGGTTGCCATCAGACAGGCTCTAGTTCAGCCAAGGGCAGGAAATCTCCTGTTGCTCATGACCTGATTGACACTGCAAGATGTAATTATCTTGTACAGTACTCATATAGCAACAAACAGGAACCAATGGAAATGGAAGGATTCATCCTATTTGGGTTGGGTTGATTAATCGTCACCATAATTGATAATCCATATATAAGGGGGTAATTAATAACAACAACAGCAGCTCTGACTgcttctgttcatcttctactagCCGCCGTTCGCCGGACTCAGGCGGCGAGGCGTGggggctctcttcttcctcctcttctcctgtTTGGTTCTCAGTCTCATTTCACAagcgaaaacgaaaacgaaaacgaaaaaGGGCAAAACAAAAGACGACTCAATTACAGACAGACATGAGGACGGTAAGCTTCAGAAGCGCGCGTTCTCAAAGCCGTGCAGGTCGCTGACCCGGTTCATGGACTTGCGCATGATGGCCACCTTGGCCAGCTGCTCCGCCGCGCGCCACGCTGACGTAGGCGTCAGTGGCTCGCCGGCCCCGACAGGAGGACCGGCTGACCCGCGTGGGGTCCCCACGGGCGTCGTCGTGTCACCATCTCCCCTCCTCCTGCCGCTCCT from Miscanthus floridulus cultivar M001 chromosome 11, ASM1932011v1, whole genome shotgun sequence includes these protein-coding regions:
- the LOC136494118 gene encoding uncharacterized protein isoform X2, producing the protein MVGNRTWFGGLFNGSGKRRQVSAEKIVLDLTPLQEQRLQNLKERLNIPYDENRQDHQESLRALWKISFPDTELTSIVSAQWKDMGWQGMNPATDFRGCGYVSLENLLFFARTYPASFKRLMLKQQGMRATWEYPFAVAGVNISYMLIQLLELNSVRPKSLPGINFIKVLTEHEDAFDVLYCIAFEMMDAQWLAMRASYMQFKEVLEATKQQLERELSLEDLNGIHDLPACNLLYK
- the LOC136494118 gene encoding uncharacterized protein isoform X1; this translates as MVGNRTWFGGLFNGSGKRRQVSAEKIVLDLTPLQEQRLQNLKERLNIPYDENRQDHQESLRALWKISFPDTELTSIVSAQWKDMGWQGMNPATDFRGCGYVSLENLLFFARTYPQASFKRLMLKQQGMRATWEYPFAVAGVNISYMLIQLLELNSVRPKSLPGINFIKVLTEHEDAFDVLYCIAFEMMDAQWLAMRASYMQFKEVLEATKQQLERELSLEDLNGIHDLPACNLLYK